The genomic region AAAAATTTAGCCTGAGTCGCAATGCGAAAGTTCAATAGTGGGGTCCGGAATGGTGGGGGACGATGGAATTCTGCCATTTGTGAGACATCTAGTACTCACCGCCTACTCTTATCCATCTGTTCAAGGTTGATATAATACCTTAGGTAAGGAGGTAGGTAGTTTATCAAGGCTACCTAAGATATTAACTAAAGGAGAGGAAAGTACTTGTGTATTGCCTTGTCTAGGAAAAGGATTAATATCACCCATCAATCAAGGTTAGGACTGAAGAACAAGCATCTCAATAGAGGTTGTTACGAACGTGAATGAAGTTGAAGGTGGGATAGTTGATTTCAAGGCAAATTAAACCTTCTCCTATTACTTCATGGTTTTAAATAAACAAACTAGCGAAAAATCGCCGTTACATACAAGATATAGGTAGGTATTCTACAGATAGGCAAAATGTTTGGTATGGAGAACAGTAACTAACAATGCCTATATTCAGGTAACATATACTGTTCCTGCTCCAAGCCTCGAGTTTTCCATTTTTCGAAACCATTTCACTCCTGTCGACTCTTTAGAAAGCTCGAGAATCCCAACTTAATCTCATGTCTTGTTTTATAGGAGAATATCAGTTGAGATGGTGCTCCGTTAACACATCGTTTCCCAATACGGAAATCCAACCGAGTTCCTATTGGCCAGCATCTAATGCCGGCTTGGGACATATTCAAATTCGGCATGCTGTCATGTGAATATATGAATGTGAAGCAGTAATTCTTTTGTACCAAAAAAGGAAAACACTTCCCCTCACTCGGTGTTGTTATACTGCCAGGTTCCAACTTTTGTTACTATGCTCAATGGCATACGAGACTCCTTCCAAAGCACGGAATTCATAGTGTTAGGGGTAGAGATGCAGGAAATTGTGTAGCTGATATACAAAGACGGCATAAGAGAAATATTTGCATGTTCAGCGATTTGCGCAAGTTTGATATGAAATCCTACCAGCCGCGGTCTCTTCGTATTGGCTGGAGACAATGGACGGCCGAGTCGCTATTCAAGCGGTGCTCAAGCTTTGATAAACCAAGGCGACCTCAAAATGAAGAATACAATTATACACCAGCCACACTGTTCCCGCATCTGCAACAATTAGACAAAGAATGTACCGATGTGCCTTCTAAATCTGGCAACATGGTGTCGTTAATTGATTGTGCATATCCAATCGGTATACTTCTCAAAAGTGCCGGAAAAAACACGTCCCTATTCTTCATGTGATGGCAGCCAAGGCTTTGTATCATCGAAGACACATCAGTGCTTTGTCACCGAATTCAGAAGCAATGCTCCCTTCCTGAATAATCATTGATCCAATCCATTCTCTTCCGGCTTCAACCGTTTTTGCCCCAAACTTGACAACCATGCACCCTCGAACGTTGGCTGCAGACCAGAGGACACCaccttctttctcctctttgaGTCTCTGTAGTCGCCAACGCTCGAAGTCAGAAACATCTGTGATGCTTCGCGCCATCGCTTCTGGTGAGCGGAAGTCCCGGGCTCCAATGCGAGGAAGTGCAGCAAACTCATCCTGAAAGAATTCCCCCAACGATTTGGTCTTGGATCCGCGCAATATGAGAGTTCCTGATATCGCCATATGCTGCATCATTTCTGGTAGTGTGCGACCCACGGACTTACTCGCATCTCTCGATAGGATGATTGAGTCTCGTACCAGAAGTCTATCAGCCGAAGTTGTTTCAGAATCTTGTAGCCATATCTCGTTCCGTCCTGTCCATTTCCTGAAGCTCCAGTTCTCTCCACGAGCCACACGCCCTTGGGTGACCCAATCCAAGAGACAGAGCGACGCTTGGCTTCTGAGCTTGAATATTTGCTTCTGGGCGTATACACTATCCTCGAACGGCTGGACAGGGTCCGGAAGGAGACACATAGAAGCATCATCGTCTATAGTAACGTCCAAGTTTTGAGTTGTAATGACGTCGGCTGTAGGCGATTTGAAAATCTTTGTGTGACCTTGGGTAGCGATGCTGAGCTTCGCCTGCGGCTTGACGTGTATTGTCAGATTAACACCGTCTCCAGCAACAAGCCCCCCTCCATAAGATAACAGGAAAACGAGAGTGCTTGGCTGGTTAGACGAAGGAGCCGGGGATATTAATTTCAAAGGATACTGATAAGTCATGGTCTCAAGACCGCTCTCGCCGGCAGGGAGCAGGCCAACGACGATGCGGCCATCGCCAggagaggaggatgagggtGGAAAGGGCGAGTCCATTTTGGAACCATGTTGCGATGATAGTGAAAGGTAGAAGTCCAAGAATCAGCGAAAGTTTGATTGGGCGCAGGCAATAGTAACGACAGACTGCGTCTCCATCTTGACGCACCTTGACTAACAAATAAATACCTGACCTTAGTTGAAACTGAGGCACGAGTCAAAGGTTCTCTACTATTAGATAAGAGATAAGAGATCGTTGGTCAACACAGTGGCTGTGGCCCCACATCAGCTGGGATCGTGGGGTTATACCGTACATCAAGCTTGAGCGTGGCTTGTGAGAGGCAGAAAGGGAAGCTCCAAAGGCGCTACGTGAAGTCGAGCTAATTGGCTCTTATAAAAAGCACAATTCTATTGTGATATCATGAACCTATGGAAACAACCACATGTATCCAAGTCAGATGGATGCTAGAGACATAAGCTGATCGTAAAGATGTAAGGACTCTCCAGTACTCGTTAAGAAGATTAGGTGAGGTACCTTAGCTACTGCTCCGATGTTCACCCGTGGCAAAGAAAACTGGCACCACCCACCCACTTTCCAGAACAGCTTGCGCCGTCATCCCCATCCCCATCCCCATCCCCATTTGCACTCTACTTACTCCACGCGACATTCGACGCGCCAAGTGGCTAAAAACACCATTGTCACCCTCGCATCGAGGGTTTAACCACCAGACATTGATATTTCAAATGCCGATATCGCGGCCACCCCCAAGGGACACTATGGACAATAACGCGAGCCCGTCTCCGGATCCTGATGCGACAACGCGTCGCCGATCGGGACGCGTCGTGAGGGCACCCACCAAATTTACTCCTGATACTGCAACTCAATCGACAAATCCAAAGCGCAAGCGAGACGATcaggacgacgaagaagaggacgaagaggaagatgcgGAAATTGAAGCGCCCGATTCAGACGAGGAGATGAGCAACGAGCCCGACAATGACAGCGATGAAGACCATCCCGCGCCGCGCTCTAGAAAGAAGTCGTCGCAAACAAGTCGCGCAAAGAAGCCTTCAGCCAAAAAGCCCAAGATCAACGGTTCCAAGCCTTTGCGGCCTGCGCGAGTGACCCATGCAGCCAAAAGTCTCCCGAGCAGACCTAAGAAGAGTGTTCGCATTGAAGACGCTGCTGTGAAAGGGCATGGGCTCTACTGTAGGCTCAATTTTCTCCTCCTGCGTGCTTTCCTACATGCTGACACTACGAAGCCCATCTGTTCGGATCGGGTGATTCTAGCAAATCGGTGGCAGAAGAATGGCTGGCTAGTTACAAGACCAACGCAGTAGCAGCCACTGCTGATTTGGTGAACTGCATCCTTCAATGCGCTGGCTGTGATCAACTCATCACTGAAGACGATGTTTTAGACTTGGACAACGTTGCAGGACGACTGGCAGATCTTCAGAGCATTTACCAAGAGGTATTACAATTCTCAATCGTGCCTCTAGCCATGGAAATTTTGCTGACATTATTACAGCAACAAATTACCGACTATCCTCTCATCTCCAGAACCAAACATTCACGATCCTTCCGAGACGTACTCATTTCCTTCTTCGAATGCCTCATCGTTGATATGCACCAAGGTCGTCTCATGTACAGAGACGAAACATTTCTTGACAACCTGCATACATGGCTTGCTAGCAtgtcctcatcatcactccGACCCTTCCGCCATACCGCAACCACTATATCTTTGGCAGTCCAAAGTGCGCTAGTCACAGTAGCCAACGACCTTGACTACAGACTCAAGAAGAGTACAGAAAAGCGTGACAAGGAACAGACCAACAAAGATCGCAAAGCTTGCGCCGATGCCATTCAGTCGTTTTTCGACACTGTTTTTGTGCATCGTTACCGAGATGTCGATCCCAAGATTCGAACTGAGTGTGTGGAAGCACTCGGGAACTGGATCATTTCCCTGCCTGTCATCTTCCTTGAGCCGGGCTACCTCCGGTATCTTGGCTGGATGCTGTCAGATACTAATGCACCCACTCGTCTCGAGGTCTTGAAGCAGCTTACCAAAGTCTTTCGGAGAGACGCCGGGCAGCTGGGCCACTTTATTGACAGATTTCGCCCGCGATTGGTTGAAATGGCCTGCAAAGATTCCGATGTCGCCGTTCGCGTCGCAGCAATTGGCGTTATTGACGTCCTCCGCGACCAAGACCTTTTAGAAGGCGAAGAGGTGGACGCTATTGGGAAGCTCATATTTGACAATGAACTCAGAATTCGAAAGGCGGTTGTTGGGTTCTTCGTCGCATGCACTAAGGACGCTATCAGTGAAAAGACGAAGGACCTGCGTGATTCTGAAGCTACGGAGGACATACCTCGCGGGAAGAAGGCTTCTGTTGACGCCCCCCGTATGGAATGGATTGATCTAAAGTGCCTTGCCGAAACCCTTGCTATCTATGACAATCAGATCGAGGAGGAGCACCAAAGT from Fusarium oxysporum Fo47 chromosome III, complete sequence harbors:
- a CDS encoding UreD urease accessory protein-domain-containing protein; the protein is MDSPFPPSSSSPGDGRIVVGLLPAGESGLETMTYQYPLKLISPAPSSNQPSTLVFLLSYGGGLVAGDGVNLTIHVKPQAKLSIATQGHTKIFKSPTADVITTQNLDVTIDDDASMCLLPDPVQPFEDSVYAQKQIFKLRSQASLCLLDWVTQGRVARGENWSFRKWTGRNEIWLQDSETTSADRLLVRDSIILSRDASKSVGRTLPEMMQHMAISGTLILRGSKTKSLGEFFQDEFAALPRIGARDFRSPEAMARSITDVSDFERWRLQRLKEEKEGGVLWSAANVRGCMVVKFGAKTVEAGREWIGSMIIQEGSIASEFGDKALMCLR